The DNA sequence CGTGGTGGAAAGAGGGGAAAGCCTGTCGGAAATCGCTTCCGCTTACTACGGCTCGAAGGACGACTTCCGGCTGATCCAGTGGGCCAACCGATTGCTGGACGAGAATCACATCACCACTGGCGAGGAGCTGACGATTCCGTCAGCGTCCTTCTTCCTAGAGCCACACGGCCTGAAACCTTTCTCGGCGTCGCTCTTCCACCGACTTCATTCCAAGACCGGAGAGCTCTTTGTTGGGCTCTACACGTGCGAAACTGCGGACGATTTTCCGAGGGGGGAGTGCCCGTTGAGCGCTCGCGGCTTCGTGGTCACGCGCCTCGGCAGGGATGGTCAGAATGACTTGGTCTTTGATCGAGCGAGCTTCCTGGCAGCGCCGGAGGCCGCGGGAGAGCTGGGAGAGTTCGAGTTCATCGATCTCGATGGGGACGGTGACGTGGACATTCTGGGGGAATGGTCGCAGGGGAGCGCCAACGTCACCACCCATGTCGCCTACCACTACCAGCAGGGTTCCTACACGGCCCATGGAATCCACTCAATATCTCTGGGAAGCTTCGAGACGCGACGAGGGCCGGATGGGGCCGTAGAGTTCGTCTACTACCCGCGGCTCGAAGACGAAGCGTTGGTGGTTCCCTGGAATCGGGGATCCGCAACGGAAGCCCCGTGATGAGGGCGGGTTTTCTTCGTGGGATCGATCTCTGGGTGCATGAATCGAGTCTGGGCCCACTTGGGCTTCCGGGACGTGAGCGCCCATGCGCAAGAATCGGTGCGAGGTTCGACTGTGCGTCCAGAGTGCCTTTGGGAGGCTGCGTGGTGGGTAGGAAGACGCGGTCTGTCTGGTAAATTCTTCCTATGAATCGAAAGGCAGAGACCGTCCTGAAGCAGGCGCTGACCCTCTCGGAAGCGGACCGGGCAGACATCGCTGGTGCCTTGTTGCAGAGCCTCGAACCCACAGCAGAGGCGGACATCGAAGCGACGTGGCGGGAAGAGGTTGCGGTGCGAGTCGCCGACCTGGACGCCGGCGAGGCGGAGACGATTCCGTGGAAGGTCTCTTCGAGACCGGCTCTTCGCGAGATTAGGTGAGCACAGGCCGGGTGAGCTACTTTCCGGCGGTGGGGCGGGGGTTGGAGAACGCGTTCGAATGGTACCTCCAGCGGAGCGGACAAGCAGCTGGAGCGTTTCTACGTGAGACCGAGCGGGCCGTTGCTTTCATTGCAGCTGCCCCCAGAGTCTGACTGTCGTTCTGGACGGTGCGGGACACGCTGGAATAGACTTCTTTCATGCGTATAACCACCGGAAGGGTAGTCGACGGCAGAATCGAAGTATCGGGCGAGTCGTTTGCAGAAGGCTCGACCGTCACAGTTCTGGCTCCGGAGAACGATGAGACCTTCACTCTCGGTCCCAACGAGGAGGCCGCTCTTCTCAGTGCTATGGCCGAGGGGGACAGGGGTGAGGTCGTTCCAGCTGAAGAGTTCTTTCGGGAGCTCGGACGGCGGGGTTGAAACGCCCACTGCCTGCGCGGTTCGTTCGCCGAGCGACCCGTCAGGTTCGCGAGGCTGCTCGGTGGTGGGCAGTGAATAGACCTGCTGCACCGGGCGCTGTAGAGGAGTCCGTGCGAACGGCAGTACAGCTCGTCTGCTCGAATCCAGGAGTTGGTGCAAGGGCTACCAATACGAGAATCCGTGGAGTGAGGAGAGTACACCTCAGCCGGATTCGCTACCATCTGTACTACCGGGTCTTGTCAGATCCGCGGTGTGTAGAAATTCTCGCGTTGTGGCATACGAGCAAAGGAACCAGTCCTGAGATCTAGCCTGATCTCCAGACCGCTGGATCGCGCTTCGGCGCTGGACAGCCGGCGCTGCTGGTGGTGGCAGATCGAAGCGGCCTTTCCGAGTCCTGATCCCCCCTCCAGCCAGACCTAGGCCCGACGGGGAGGAGGGATCAGCCCAGCACTTCCCTCAGGGAAACCGCTTGAACTTCTTGAAGTCCGGCTTCCGCTTCTCCAAGAACGCTTCCTTGCCCTCGCGGCCTTCTTCCGTCATATAGAAGAGGAGGGTGGTGTTGCCGGCTAGCTCTTGGAGGCCGGCTTGGCCGTCGCAGTCGGCGTTCATGGCGGCTTTGATGCAGCGCAGGGCCATGGGGCTGCGCTCGAGCATCTCGCGGCACCATTGGATGGTTTCCGCTTCGAGATTTTCTAGCGGTACCACGGTGTTGACCAGGCCCATGTCCAGGGCCTCCTGGGCGCTGTACTGGCGGCACAGGAACCAGATCTCCCGGGCCTTCTTCTGACCCACGATACGCGCCAGATAGGCGGAGCCGTAGCCGGCGTCGAAGCTGCCGACTTTGGGGCCGGTCTGGCCGAAGATGGCGTTGTCGGCGGCGATGGTGAGGTCGCAGACGAGGTGCAGGATGTGGCCGCCGCCGATGGCGTAGCCGGCGACCATGGCCACCACTGGCTTCGGCAGGGTGCGGATCTGGCGTTGCAGATCGAGGACGTTGAGTCGCGGGATGCCGTCGTCACCGACGTAACCGGCGGTGCCGCGGACGCGCTGGTCGCCGCCGGAACAGAACGCCAACGGGCCCTCGCCGGTGAGCACCACCACGCCCACCTCCGCGTCGTCGCGGGCGTCGATGAAGGCCTTGCTCATTTCTGTGACCGTCTGCGGACGGAACGCGTTGCGCACCTCCGGACGGTTGATGGTGATCTTGGCGATGCCTTCCGGCTCGCCGTCCACCATCGCCTTTTCATAACGGATATCTTCATAGTCGCCGGCGCTTTGCCAGGTCAATTCGCTCATGATGTCTTCCTTTATGACCTCGTGAGGATCAGTAGTTCTCGGTAGGGTCTCCGGCGCTCGTCGTTCCCAGAGGAACGGGCCGGAGAGGATTGGGACTCGACAAACAAAGCTTGAATCCACCGCGCGCTGGCGGCTGCCGATCAGCCATGGCGGCTTCCGGTGATCAGCCGGGCGATGGCCCGGGGGGCTTCCAGCACCGGGTTGTGGCCCGTGCCGGGGATGACGACCGCGGCGCCGCGGGGGAGGAGGTCTTCCATCTCGTGGGCCAGGGCGGTGAATTTGGTGTCCAGCTCGCCGGCCACCAGGGTCACCGGCACCTCCACTGTGGGCAGCAGCGGGCGATGGTCGGGCATGGCCCCGAGGCCTACCGCCCGCAGCGCCCGGGCCAGCTGCACCGGGTCCAGGTGCTGGCGGAAGGCGCGGAGGCTGGCGCGTTGCTCGGGAGTTTGGGTGGAGAAGTGGGGGAGGGCCTCCCAGGCGTTGAGGAAGGCTTCCAGGCCCTCGGTCTCCAGCAGCTGGGCCCAGGTCTCGTCCGCCTCCCGGCGGCGCCGACGGTCCTCCGCCGAGCTCAGCCCCGGATGGGTGCCGATGATCACCGCGCGGCGGAAGAGCTGCTGGTGGCGGGTGAGCAGGCCCAGGGCCAGCCGACCACCCTGGGAGTAGCCCACCAGGTCGATCTTGGCCTTCCTCCCTGGTCTCTGGTTCCTCAGGGGTTTCTGGCTTCCCTGGCGGGCCTTCGAGGGCTGGTCTCGATGCTCCCGAATCCACTCCGCCAAGCGATCCACCTCGTTGTTGAAGGAATCGGGGCCGGGCTGGGTGGACCCTTCAGGGGCCGGAGCGGGGGGAGCCGGGTAGTTGGGGGTGCCGTGGCCGCAGACCGTTGGGGTGAGGGCTCGCCGCGCCAGCTCGCGGGGCAGCTCGGCGAGGAGCGGCTGCCAGAAAACCGGCGAGCCGATGAATCCGTGGATCAAGA is a window from the Acidobacteriota bacterium genome containing:
- a CDS encoding addiction module protein, encoding MNRKAETVLKQALTLSEADRADIAGALLQSLEPTAEADIEATWREEVAVRVADLDAGEAETIPWKVSSRPALREIR
- a CDS encoding alpha/beta fold hydrolase, which encodes MRSRRGRPLVLIHGFIGSPVFWQPLLAELPRELARRALTPTVCGHGTPNYPAPPAPAPEGSTQPGPDSFNNEVDRLAEWIREHRDQPSKARQGSQKPLRNQRPGRKAKIDLVGYSQGGRLALGLLTRHQQLFRRAVIIGTHPGLSSAEDRRRRREADETWAQLLETEGLEAFLNAWEALPHFSTQTPEQRASLRAFRQHLDPVQLARALRAVGLGAMPDHRPLLPTVEVPVTLVAGELDTKFTALAHEMEDLLPRGAAVVIPGTGHNPVLEAPRAIARLITGSRHG
- the menB gene encoding 1,4-dihydroxy-2-naphthoyl-CoA synthase — its product is MSELTWQSAGDYEDIRYEKAMVDGEPEGIAKITINRPEVRNAFRPQTVTEMSKAFIDARDDAEVGVVVLTGEGPLAFCSGGDQRVRGTAGYVGDDGIPRLNVLDLQRQIRTLPKPVVAMVAGYAIGGGHILHLVCDLTIAADNAIFGQTGPKVGSFDAGYGSAYLARIVGQKKAREIWFLCRQYSAQEALDMGLVNTVVPLENLEAETIQWCREMLERSPMALRCIKAAMNADCDGQAGLQELAGNTTLLFYMTEEGREGKEAFLEKRKPDFKKFKRFP